One segment of Fibrobacter sp. DNA contains the following:
- a CDS encoding efflux RND transporter periplasmic adaptor subunit translates to MNSIKKYIITLSALTFVLVGCKGKDAKDSATVAPSTIEEIQKEKGKPARVAKAKKSSLKDIREFSGTIEGMQQANAISKMGDPLAKIYVQVGSTVQKDQVLAEYIFTGDNTQYEQVQEQVALLEKSTQRLREVHAKGGLSQQDLDQAEMQLKIAKMNLETARRATKILAHAAGVVTELNYQEGQTPGVGSTLCTIAKLDKVILKLNVTSKDISQFKMGAAATVEVAGKKMKGKVTLIPLAANPVTRFFPVEVTFDNSSKKLLPGMYITAELETKQVNGVVVPAEAVVYKNGLNMVWTVDKDGNARRKIVKVGIQTKDQVQIAEGLKGGETVMVEGMSKMNDGDKVNIVK, encoded by the coding sequence ATGAACAGCATCAAAAAGTACATCATCACCCTTTCTGCCCTAACGTTTGTCCTTGTCGGCTGCAAGGGCAAAGACGCCAAGGATAGTGCCACAGTGGCACCTTCCACCATCGAAGAAATCCAGAAGGAAAAGGGCAAGCCCGCCCGCGTGGCAAAAGCCAAGAAATCCTCCCTCAAGGACATCCGCGAATTCAGCGGTACCATCGAGGGCATGCAGCAGGCTAACGCCATCTCCAAGATGGGCGACCCCCTGGCAAAGATCTACGTGCAGGTGGGCTCTACCGTCCAAAAGGACCAGGTGCTGGCCGAATACATCTTTACCGGCGACAACACCCAGTACGAACAGGTGCAGGAACAGGTGGCCCTGCTCGAAAAATCCACCCAACGTCTGCGCGAAGTACACGCCAAGGGCGGTCTTAGCCAGCAGGACCTGGACCAGGCCGAAATGCAGCTGAAGATTGCCAAGATGAACCTGGAAACCGCCCGTCGCGCCACCAAGATTCTGGCACATGCCGCAGGCGTGGTCACTGAACTGAACTACCAGGAAGGTCAGACCCCCGGCGTGGGTTCCACCCTCTGCACCATCGCCAAACTGGACAAGGTCATCTTGAAGCTGAACGTGACCAGCAAGGACATTTCGCAGTTCAAGATGGGTGCCGCCGCTACCGTCGAGGTGGCCGGCAAGAAAATGAAGGGTAAGGTCACCCTAATTCCCCTGGCCGCTAACCCTGTGACCAGGTTCTTCCCCGTAGAAGTGACGTTTGACAACAGCAGCAAGAAGTTGCTCCCCGGCATGTACATAACCGCCGAACTGGAAACCAAGCAGGTGAACGGAGTGGTGGTGCCCGCCGAAGCCGTGGTCTACAAGAACGGCCTCAACATGGTATGGACCGTAGACAAAGATGGCAACGCCCGCCGTAAAATCGTGAAGGTCGGTATCCAGACCAAGGACCAGGTGCAGATTGCCGAAGGCCTCAAGGGTGGCGAGACCGTCATGGTGGAAGGCATGTCCAAGATGAACGACGGCGACAAGGTCAACATCGTCAAATAA
- a CDS encoding TolC family protein, with amino-acid sequence MSRQFAILPSVAFALSLALPAWAGQAYTREDALRIAMEKSTTIKTAEEELVSANSQVDAGYGNAMPSIDLSAGVTRIFGLDDVKNDHALTNAATQMGAPDYDQQVMAPAVDGLIYGMKSQGYRWQSSVGLTATQILYAQGKVGTGIEIAKAYRRLKEVNLENVKSTVKYNVETAFDQLIYLDSAVAILEASIAQTQQHIDYVNGAVESGLASELDQIRAQLQLDQLKSELEKTKKNQILARNALLNTMGMDWEADVQFKGELRDPNSNLPYPDTAMANVKKRRKELVMLDQSEDMLQKNISIEEGGYKPTVVLVGGLKYTNNKNEIQQWDAPDWDKNINKYVGLNLTMNLFNGMKTKEAVVQAKSKLRDTQIQKETAERGFRMQIESCANTLEDAVRQLELQKRQVDLATRNYDLTEASYKVGKSTQLDYLDASMTLRTTKLKYMEAVLNWNNAYNALLQATGEYQ; translated from the coding sequence ATGTCAAGGCAATTTGCTATCCTACCTTCCGTGGCTTTCGCGCTTTCGCTGGCATTGCCCGCATGGGCCGGGCAGGCCTATACCCGCGAAGACGCCCTCCGCATTGCCATGGAAAAGTCCACGACCATCAAGACCGCCGAAGAAGAGCTGGTTTCTGCCAACTCCCAGGTGGACGCCGGTTATGGAAACGCCATGCCCTCTATCGACCTGAGCGCAGGCGTCACACGCATTTTCGGGCTGGACGACGTCAAGAACGACCATGCCCTGACCAACGCGGCCACCCAGATGGGCGCACCCGATTATGACCAACAGGTCATGGCTCCCGCGGTAGACGGCCTCATTTACGGCATGAAATCCCAGGGTTACCGCTGGCAATCCAGCGTGGGCCTCACCGCCACACAGATTCTGTACGCCCAGGGCAAGGTAGGTACCGGCATCGAGATTGCCAAGGCCTACAGGCGCTTAAAGGAAGTGAACCTGGAAAACGTGAAGTCCACCGTCAAGTACAACGTGGAAACCGCCTTTGACCAGCTGATCTACCTGGATTCCGCCGTGGCTATCCTGGAAGCGAGCATCGCCCAGACGCAGCAGCATATCGACTACGTGAACGGCGCCGTAGAAAGCGGACTTGCCTCGGAACTGGACCAGATTCGTGCCCAGCTCCAGTTGGACCAGCTCAAGTCCGAGCTGGAAAAGACCAAGAAGAACCAGATTCTCGCCCGTAACGCGCTGCTGAACACCATGGGAATGGACTGGGAGGCCGACGTGCAGTTCAAGGGGGAACTCCGTGACCCGAACTCCAACCTGCCCTACCCAGACACCGCCATGGCCAACGTGAAAAAGCGCCGCAAGGAACTGGTGATGCTCGACCAGTCCGAAGACATGCTCCAGAAGAACATTTCCATCGAAGAGGGCGGCTACAAGCCCACCGTCGTGCTGGTGGGCGGCCTCAAGTACACCAACAACAAAAACGAGATCCAGCAGTGGGACGCCCCCGACTGGGACAAGAACATCAACAAGTACGTGGGCCTGAACCTGACCATGAACCTCTTCAACGGTATGAAAACCAAGGAAGCCGTGGTCCAGGCGAAATCGAAACTGCGCGACACCCAGATCCAGAAAGAAACCGCCGAGCGCGGGTTCCGCATGCAGATCGAATCCTGCGCCAACACCCTGGAAGACGCGGTACGCCAGCTGGAGCTCCAGAAACGCCAGGTAGATCTGGCCACCCGCAACTACGACTTGACCGAGGCCTCCTACAAGGTGGGTAAGTCCACCCAGCTGGACTACCTGGACGCCTCCATGACGCTCCGCACCACAAAGCTCAAGTACATGGAAGCGGTCTTGAATTGGAACAACGCCTACAACGCCCTTTTGCAGGCCACCGGAGAATATCAATAG
- a CDS encoding YbaB/EbfC family nucleoid-associated protein — translation MDMSKMLKDLQKMQSKMLKAQSDLKAQSFDAEAGGGMVKVAMNGRGVLTMIKINPDAVDKDDVEALEDLIMAAINAAVKKKDDATQESISGVTGGMKIPGLM, via the coding sequence ATGGACATGAGTAAAATGCTGAAGGACCTTCAGAAGATGCAGAGCAAGATGCTGAAGGCACAAAGCGACCTGAAAGCCCAGAGTTTCGATGCCGAAGCAGGTGGCGGCATGGTGAAAGTCGCCATGAACGGTCGCGGGGTACTCACCATGATCAAGATCAATCCCGACGCCGTCGACAAGGACGACGTGGAAGCCCTGGAAGACCTAATTATGGCGGCCATCAACGCGGCCGTCAAGAAAAAGGACGACGCCACCCAAGAAAGCATTAGCGGTGTCACCGGCGGCATGAAAATCCCCGGCCTGATGTAG